Genomic DNA from Chrysiogenia bacterium:
CTTGGACGCACCCTCAAGGACGCAGTCGACCGCGCCTATGAAAACGTCAAACGCATCAACTGGGAAGGCGTCCACTACCGCACCGACATCGCCAAGAAGGGCCTTCGCCGCGCGAAGGCGGACTAGGGACTTCGTCCCATCCGCCCTCTCCCTTCGGGAGAGGGAAACGCGCGCGAGCGCGTGGGTGAGGGTGTGCGTGCCGGCACTCGCTCTTCTTTTTCTGAGTCTAGCCCCCGCCGCCGCCCAGCAGCCCCTGCTCTCCCTGCCGCTCTCGAGCAAGCCGGCCGAGGGCGCGGCGCGCCTGAAACCCCTGCACTTTCCCAAGATCGACGCGCACACCAGCTACACGCTCAGCCCCGAGGGCCTGCGCGCCGTCGCCAACGCAAGCGCCTCGGGCCTCATTGCGCCTTTCCGCACGGAGGTCTGCCCGGGCGTGCGCCTTTCCTGGCGCTGGAAGATTGAGCGGGCCCCCACCGGCAGCGGCGCGCCCGGCAAGGACGGCGACGACTACGCCGCCCGCATGGCGGCGGTCTTCGACTACGACCCGGAACTTTATAAATGGTGGGAGCGCCTCGCCCGCATTCTGCTGAGCAAGGAATACAAGGAACTGGTTCCCGGCGCGGCCCTCGAATACGTCTGGAGCCCCGCCCGGGAGCCCGGCGCGCGCTGGGACAATCCCTACACCGACAAGGCGAAGATGATCGCCGTCGAAGGCGCGGCCGGAGAGTGGAGCGCCCACGAAGCCGACCTGTGCGCCGACTACCGCAAGGCCTTTGGCAGAGAGCCGCCGGAACTCGTGGGAATTTTTCTCATGAGCGACGCCGATAATTCGCAGAGCGCCGCGCGCGCGGTTTATGGGGATGTGGGGGTCACGAGGAAATGAACAAAGTAACAGGCTCATGCCTTTGCGGGGCGAACCGCTTTGAAGTCGAGGGGGAGTTCGAGAGCTTCTTTCTGTGCCATTGCAGCCGTTGCCGCAAGGACACGGGCTCGGCCCACGGGGCCAACCTGTTTTCAACGACTGCGCGACTACGCTGGTTGTCGGACGGCACCGCCGTTTCGCGCTACAAGCTTCCCGGCACCGAACACGCAAGAAATTTCTGCTCAACCTGTGGGTCGGCGCTTCCCAGCGAACAAATGGACGGAAAGCTACTCGTCGTCCCGGCCGGCAGCCTCGACAGCGAATTCTCGATGCGCCCCACAGCCCATCTCTTTGTTTCGAGCAAAGCGGCGTGGGACCATGATTTGGAGACGATTCCCCAGATGGAAAAACTTCCGCAGGGCGAATGAGTAATTTGATCTAGTTAAGAGAGAAACGTCGCCTGGACGGCCAGATTCGAATCGGCGCCGCCAGGGCTCTCCAAATCCATGTAAATTCTGCGGTCCATCTCGGGTCATTTCGGTCCATCGTGGGCCATCATGGGTCACGTGACTTGATCGGTCACAGTCCATCTCCATACTGAAATGAGACAGAGCGAAGGCGCGGTCCGTTGGTACTTTTTGCCCGCGCGTCTTCGATGGAAACGACTCCGATCCCCTCTCCCTTTGGGAGAGGGACAGGGTGAGGGTTTTGTTGCCGCAGTGACGGAACCCTCACCCGCGCCTTCGGCGCGACCTCTCCCAGTGGGAGAGGTGATCGCGGAGTCGGAGCCCACCGGCAAAACCAATCTGCCGGGACGGTCCCCGTGCGCGTGGAAGGACGAAGGGAGAAGAAAATTTTTGGAATTTGTAAACATCACCAGACCCCTTCGGAATGTCATCCCGAACCGAAGGGAGGGATCTCGCAGATACCAGCCGGCATTGCCCCTTTCGATGGCCGGTGCCGACGCGGGATTGCGAGATTCTTCGCTGCGCTCAGAATGACACCAGCAGGGGGAGTCCCGCCGGGGAAGAAAAAAATCACGGAATTCGAAACGGCCAGAAAGCCCGCCCTGAGTTCATCGAAGGGTAAGCAGGCACTCACATAAAGCAAGCGCCACCGAAATGCGGCCAAGTCTGAAAGGAGAGAAAAAGTGGTCGGGACGGCCAGATTCGAACTGGCGACCCCCTGCACCCGAAGCAGGTGCGCTACCAGACTGCGCTACGTCCCGACCGAGAAGAGAATCAGCCCTTTTTGAGGGCCTGAATGGCTTGTTTGTAGTCCTGTGCGCCGAAGACTGCGCTTCCGGCGACCACGACGTCGACGGCGTCACCGGCAACGCGCCCTATATTATCGACTTTTACCCCGCCGTCAATTTCCAGCAGGATTTCCCTGCCCGATTGATCGATGAGCGCGCGGGCCGCCCGGATCTTGTCGGTGCAGTATTCGATGTATTTCTGCCCGCCAAAGCCCGGATTGACCGTCATCAGCAGGATCATGTCCGCCGCCGGGAGCACCTGCTCGATCATGCTGAGCGGCGTTCCGGGGTTCAAAGAGACGCCCGCTTTGGCCCCGGCGTCGCGGATCTGGTTCAAAACCCGGTCGAGGTGGGTGACCGTCTCGGCGTGGACGGTGATCCAGTCGGCACCGGCTTTGGCAAAGCTCTCGACGTATTTCTCGGGCTCCACGATCATGAGGTGGGCATCGAGCGGGAGCCTGGTCACCGCCCGCACGGCCTCCAGCACCATGGGGCCCACGGTGATGTTGGGAACAAAGCGCCCGTCCATCACGTCGAAGTGGACCCAGTCGGCGCCGGCCGCTTCGAGGGCGCGCACCTCATCTCCGAGCCGCGCGAAGTCGGCCGAGAGAATGCTGGGGGCAATCAGGCGCTTTCTTGCCACGGGTTCGTCCTTTGCCCGGCGATCACGCCCGGGGCCCCGGAGGCTAGCACGGCGGTTCGGGGCAGTCGATACGGCGGCGTGCCTGGCAGAGATGAAAATCGGCTAGAGTGAGCCCCGCCCATGGACTGGACGCTCAAAATCACCCGCGCGGCCCTCGTGCTCTTTGTCTGCGCCTACCTGGTACTGGCGCTGCGCAACAACTGCGCCCCGCCCCCGCGGGTCTCGCAGGCGCCTGAATCCGTCCCTGCCTGCGCGCCCGGTCCCACGCGGATGCTCGCGCTGCCCGAAGATGCGCCCGATGCGGCCCGCACTGTGATGGGTGAGCTGGCGGCGCAGCTCGCCGGCTCGGCCATTCTCGGAGAGCCCGCCGGTGATTACGGCCCCCGGGGCGTTGCCTCGCGCGACCGGGAGGGCCTGCTGCTCGCCCCCACGGCGCGACTCATCGGGGGCGACGAGCGCCCCTACCTGAGCCTTACCCTGCTGCGCCAGTGCAGCGGGCGCATCATTGCCTCGGCCGCCACTTACATCGACCGCCTCGGCGAGGCGGGCGCGGCAGCCTACCTGCGCTCGCAGCTCACCTCACTTCGCGAGCGTGCGGGTCCCCGCCTCTTCTTCGAAGAGCTGCTCATCGATCCCTCGCTTCCCGAGGGATTCGAGCTGGAGCTGCGCGCCCAGCTCCGGCGCGCGGCGCTGGGGTCGCCCGCCTTCGACTGGTACGAGCCCGATCTCTCCGAGCGCCTGGGGTTGCCGGTGACCAGTCGCGGCCCCGAGGACTTCCGGCTCTTTCTTCGCGTGGGCGGCAGTCGCACAAAACTCTGGACCCAGACCCAGGTGCGCGGCCCCGGCGGCGAGAACGTGCTCTCCGAACGCCAAGAGCTGGACGTTCACCCGAGCCTGGCCTTCCGCAGCCTGCCCGAGCTCGTGCGCCAGGCGGCCGCGGTGCGGCGCCCGGCCGGAGCCCCTTCCCGCTGAGGCGGATTTTCCCGAGTCAGCGCCCTGCGGCCTTTTGCGGCCCGATCTGGTATACTCGGGTCATTCAATTTGAGATCGTTCTGGAAAGCTGCCGCGGGCCCCGGGGTTCGCGTGGAGGCCGGTGCATCCATGAAACTTCCTGTGCTTACCATCCAGCATATCGAGTGCGAAGGCCCCGGCATCATTGCCAGCTCTCTTCGCGCGGCCGGCATCGGCCTGCAGATACTCCACCCCTACGCCGGGGACCCGGTGCCCGACCAGCTGGAGGGCTTTGGCGGGCTGCTCATTCTTGGCGGCCCTATGAACGCCGACGATCTCACGACCCACCCCTTCCTTGAAGCCGAGCGCGCACTCATTCGCTCGGCCATTCAGTCGGGCATTCCGGTGCTGGGAATTTGCCTCGGCGCGCAGCTCATCGCCCGTGTGCTCGGCGCCAAGGTCTACAAGGCCGAGCGCACCGAAATCGGATTCAAGCGCGTTGAACGCAACCCCGAAGCCGATGGAGATGCGCTCTTCGGGGAATTCCCTGAGTTCGGCATCGTCTTCCAGTGGCACGAAGACACCTTCGATCTGCCCCTGGGCGCGACGCGCCTGGCACATTCGGTGGTGTGCGAAAACCAGGCCTTTCGCTGGGGGGACCATGTCTGGGCCGTTCAATTCCACCTGGAGGTCACCGCTCCCATGGTGCGAAGCTGGGTGGAGGCCTACCGCGCCGAGCTGAGCCGCAACCCCAACATGGACTCCGGCACGCTGCTCAGCCAGCTTCGCGATGCGCCGCGCTTTGCCCAGCTCTCCGAGCTTGCCTCCCCCATGATCGCCGGCTGGGCCTCCAAAGTCCTGAGCGCTTGACAGCCAGCAGGCGGAGGCATACCCTCGCCTGAAATCGAGAGAGATTTCAGGGGCATAAACGCGGATGCAGCGGCCCGATCCCCCTCTCGGTTCGGGGAGAGTCTATGGACGCTGGTATTCTCAAGGGCATTTACATTTTCCAGGAGCTCGGCGACGACGAGCTCGAGGAAATCGCCGCCATTTCGCAGGAAGAAGAGGCGAAAGCCGGAACAAAGATCTTCCAGGAAGGCGACGCCGGCGAGAAGCTCTACATCATCCTCAGCGGTGAGGTCCGCATCTCCAAGAACATCCCGGGCATTGGCGAGGAAGCCCTCGCCATCCTCAAGGCCGGACAGTTTTTCGGTGAGATGGCCCTTGTCGACGACGCCGAGCGCAGTGCCGATGCCATCGCCAACAAGACCTGCAAGCTCGTCAGCATTGCCCGCGCCGATTTCGAGCAGCTTCTGTTTGTGAACAAGGAAATCGCCTATACCCTGCTGTGGACCTTCGTCCGCACCCTTTCCGAGCGCCTTCGCGAGACCAACGAGAAGATCAAGGCCTTCTTCGCCATGAGCGGCTTTCAATGAGCCCCCTCCAGAAGGCATAAAAAACGGCTCCCATCGGGAGCCGTTTTTCGTTGCGGATTGCTTCGTGCAGATCAGGGAATCGTGACCTTCTGGCGCACGCCCTTCCCACCGTCATTGATGTAGATCTCGGTCGCCTTGCCCAGGTCGCAGGCCTTGGGATAGCTCACGTTGAAGAAGCGATCGAGTTCGAAGAACTCGTAGACGCTCGCATAGGGAAGACGCTGGCCCGCCACGTTCTGGGGCGTTCCCAGCGCGTAGAGCTTGGTCTGCGTGGTGAAGTTCGGCTTCGAGGTCGGGATCTCGGTGAGCGGGTAATCGCACAGCTTGATCTTGAGGCTCGTGACCGGACGGAGCTGGTTCTCGAACACGCTGACCTGGAACTGCGCCTCGCCCAGCAGCTTGCGCTGGAGCACCAGCACCAGCGTGAAGCGCGAGAGAGCCTTGCGGTCGAAGTCATTGGCCACGCCCAGCAGCGTGCGGTGATATTTTACGAAATCCGCCATCAGCGAATTGAAATACTGGAGCGGCAGGGTGCGCGTATTGTCGATGGTCAGGTAGTTCTTCTTGCTCTCAAGCCACGCCAGGTAGCGGTGGTTCGAATAACGGACTTTGAGGAAGATCGTGCCCACATCGTTGACCGCGTCATAGCTGACTGCGATTTCCGCGGGCTTCACCGTGTATTTGCGAATTCCCTCGGTGAGCGAGGACTTGGCCAGCGCCTGCTGGAAATAGTTCTGGAAGTCGGCATTGATGTCGGGGTAATTGAACGTGACCTTGAAGTCCTCGGCGCTGACGTCGATCTCGTCTTCATAGAAGCCCGTGATGTCACCAAGGGCCTTCATCATACTGGACGAGCGTTGGATGCGTGTTGCGTCCGCGGAGGTCGTCGAGGCGATCGCCCCACTCACGTAGCCATCGCGAATTTTCTGATACAGGTCCTTCGCATGGCTCAGCGCCGGATAGACGCGGTCCATTTCCGAACGGCTGAGCTTCTGGAACTCCGCTACATTCTTGATGTTGGATTTCTGGACGAAATACTCCGCCAGGGACTCCACGCCTTCCATCTTCTGTTGCTTGCCCTTGTGAAGACCCAGCATCTGCCACTGGTAGGGATCGCGATATTTCTCGGCGAGCAGGTTCTCCATCGTCTTCCAAGTGGCTTCTTCGATTCCGGCCGCCGGTCGCGATTGTTCCTGACCGGGGTCCTGCACCTGCACGGCACTGGCATTGACCGAAAGCGGCTCATCGACAATGACACCGCCCCCGGCGGCATTGACCACGCGAAGGCGCCCTTCAAAAGCGCCGGAGGTCACATCGCCCTCGAACATGAAGACTTCGTCGTAGCCGGCCATGGCCGCCTGATAGGCAACGTCGTCGATCTCCACGACCCCGCCGCGGCTTTCCACCTGGAACTCATCGAGAGTCCGCGGCTTGTAGAAGTCCTTGAGCGAGGTCTGGATGCCGTCGACGAACTTGCGCAGTTCTTCGTCGCTCATGGAAGAGCCCGAGGATTCGAGCTTGAACATGAACGCGAAGGCGCGCTGGCGCGCATAGATCACGCGGCTGAGCTGGCCGGGGTGCTTCTTGCCACCACAGGCGACAATGCCCACGGCGATCATCGCCACCAGAGCTACTAGAGAAAGAGACAAACCTGATTTCTGAAAAGCCGCTTTCACGGTTGATTCCCTCCGCACGCGAGGCAGGGCCGGCACATACAGAAGAACACAGTTCTTCCAATGCGATCGGATGAACGGGGCCCTCACCCCACCGGGTTCGCTGCGTGGAACAGTTAGAAAAACCCTATCACGTGGAATCTGAGGTGTAAATGCCTAATTTCTAAGGGGAATCGGAAGATATGGAGAAGCCGGGTGGGCGTTTACTCCGCGGCTTCTCCATCAGGAGCGGCGGAGACCGGCAGGTTCACCACCCGGAAATCATCGAAGTGCACAACCAGACCGGGCGCATCCAGATACAGGCCCACGTAGCCCTCGGGTGCATGGGCCAGTTCCAACTGACCCAGCAGCGCACCGTTGGCAAAGTAGCGCAGCTCACGCCCGCGAATCTCCAGGGCCAGCTTGTTGGCCCGGCCGCGGCCTGTATAGACAAAGGGGTCGGGGCGCCAGCGTGTCAGGTTCTCCCACTGGCCTGTCCCATTGTAGCTCGCCACCGAGAAGACACCGCCAGCCTTGACCGTGAACGTGTGAAAGCCCGCCTCGGGCAGCGGCTTGTAGCCGAACTTGAGGCCGAAGTCGGCGCTTTCGGGGCCGTCGACATACTGTGCCGACAGTTCGATCCGCACCCGCGGCGGAAGCGGCCCCACCAGCCACAGGTCGAGCTCGCAGGTCCTGTCTTCCGAGACGTTCTGGACGACCAGCCGCCCCTCGGCGTAGCTGCGCTCGCAGGCACTGCCCTTGCCCTGCCCCCATGGCTCGCCCTTGTCGAAGTTTTCGGAAAAGAACTCGGTTCCAAGCCCCGATACGACGCCCGTGCTCTCTTCGCGCACGACGGGCCTGGCGCACCCGGCGATCGCCAGCGCGAGCATCAAAAGCAGCAGTCTCGCTCTAGTGTGCAACGCGAAGCTCCCCGCCGTTGACGATCATCACCACATCCGAGAGGCGGTCCCCGTTGTGATCGCCGCCGACCGCGAAGTTGTCGAGCGCTCCCACAAATGGGTCGGTCGCACCGGCAGACTCGGCAAAGAATCCGCCGTGGGTGAGCACATTCCAGCGCTGAATTGTCTCGGGCCAGGCGCGGAAATTCATCTCCAGCTCGGCCGTGTTGCGGGTGGGGAGCTCGCCCTCGTCATCGGTCTTGGCACGACCGAAGGCGATCTGCTCTTCCGGAATCGTGGAAGCCTGAACAGTCGCAGTCTCGTCATAGATCGCTTCCACATCTACGAAGACTTGCCCCAGCCGCGTCAGTCCGCCATCGACGCTGCGATCGACCCACCACGAAACACCCAGCGGTTCGCCGGCATCGGCCTCGGTGTCGCCTGCATAGCGGCTCCCCGGCACGCCAACCGGTTCCGAGGGACTGCCAATGGAATCGCCCGGATCGGGGTAATTCGTACTCAGCGGCGAATCGAGCGGCGCAAAGAGATCGCCGTTGCGGTACTGCACCAGCAGGTTGGTCACCCCGTTCAGCGCCGTAATCCAGTCGCCCGAACCACCCTGCACCTGCAGCAGCAGGTCCTCGTAGGCATCGTTGTTGAAGAAACCCGCGTCGAAGTGGCGGCCGATCTTCGTGTTGGTGCCACCCGACAAGATGACATCCGGCCCCACCGACCACTGCGGGAAGTTGCGCGAGAGGTCATAGACGCACATTACACAGCGGTCCTCGTCCACATCGGGAAAACCGCTCAAGTCGTCGTCCACGCGCTGGTCGAAATCCACGTTGCCGCGGGTGAGGAAGTTGTGGTTGCGCACGCCGGTAATCGAACCCGTTCGCTGGGCATTGCTGGCGATCAGGCGGCCGAAGCCGCTGGCAACATATTCACTGCTGGTCGCATGGAAAATATAGATCCGCCCGCCGTCGCCATGGCCCGGTGCGGAGACCACCACGTCGAAGACGTGATCGCCGTTGAGCTCGGCATCGATCTGAACGTCCCAGCCCAGCAGGTCGCCATCGGATTCACCCCAGATTTCCGCATCGGCGCGCTCGTTGGGCGCGCCAACCTGCGCGGCCACCAGGGCATCGGGCTCCAGCTCCGTCGCGCCGGTGAGTTCCTCGGTCGGGTCGCCCGCCAGATCCCACACGCCGTCGGCGCTGCCGCCGGGAAGGCGGTAGTCGCGCGACTCGAAGTATTCGTTACCCACGAAGAGGTAGACCGCGCCGACGCGATCTTCACCGTTGCACGGGCTCATCTCGTCGCTCACTGCGCGCGGGCATGCACCGGGCGCGCCCACTGCCAGCGCGACCATGGACACGCCCAGCTCGTTGCGCACGTTTTCTTCGGTATCGTCGTCGCGAAGCCGCGCGCCGGAAATCGACCAGCCCGCCATCTCCCCGTTGCTGCGTCCGAGTACCAGCGACGAGGGACGATCAAGCCCCGTCGGACCGAAATCGTAGACCCCGTCGGAGAGGCTTCCCGCTCCGGCCGCGTCACGCTGTTTGATCTCTTTATCTCCGAACACGATGAACACCCCGCCGCGCCCTGTCAGGTTGGCAGCGCCTGAAGCGTAACGAAGCGGCGTGGCCGCCGAGAGCGTCGGCGCGCCGATGGCAATGTCGGGGATCTTGTCCACGTTCAGATCGCCGCCCGCGTTGACCACATCCCCGAAGTTGGAATCGGCTTCCGGCCCGAGGAAGGTCACGCCCGGGTAGCGCTCGCCGGCATCCGTGTCAGGCACCACGCGCGGCGCGGTGGGATCGAGAAGCGTAATCACGCTGCCGGCGGTGGCGGGGTCATATTTCCCCAGCACGTTGCCGATTTCGATGGGGTTGCCCGGAGCGCCAGCCTCCACGCCGCTGCGCGTGGGCGTGGGCAGGTGCGAACCGCTGGCCTTGCTGCGGTAGAGCGCGAAGGCATCACCCGAGCGCTGCGCGAATGTATCCAGGTCAGGCAACGCCGTGTTGAGCAGCACCTCGATCTGCCCCAGCACGCCGGGCGCGGTATAGCGCGCATAGCGAACCAGCGCGGCGGCCGTGGGCGCGCCCGTGGTCGAGTCGAGCAGCACGAGCAGGATGCGGTCCTCGGAGCTGTTGATCTCGCCGAGCGAGAGATCGCCGTCGGTGCTCACCTTGAGGTCGGAGGTAATCGTGACGTTGTCGCCGGTGCACGGGACCGTATCGCCTGCCGGGCAGACAATCGGCGCACCGCGCCGATAGGCGCGGATCGGATCTTCTTCAAAAATCTCCCACGACTGAAGCTCAAAGGCGGCCGAATCATAGGGCACGCCCTTGGTCATATCGGCGGGGAAATTGTCGAAGGGCAACACGTCATCGACCAGCACGCCGCGCGAATCGGCCTGCGTCACACGGCCGAGAAAACTCTTCACCAGGGCGGCATTGTAGAGATAGAAGTAGGAATTGCCGTCGAGCTCGGGGGTCATTCCCTGCCGCGTGCCAACCAGGTCTTCGTCGAAGTCCAGCACGAAGACAGCCCCGCGCGCCTCGGTCGTGCCAAAGGGCATGAACTCCGGCGCGCCGACGATGATCTCATCGCGCTCATCGTCGTCGATGTCCGCGACGGCAAGACTGCTCGCCGTGCGATCCATGCCCATGGCCAGGCTAGAGCGACCGCCGAACTTGCCGCCCAGTGCGGCGGCATCCACCACGATGTCGGGCGCGCAAAGCCGCTTGCGCTGCGCCTCCATGGAAGGGCACACGCCCACCGTTCCGAGGGAAGCGTCGGGATCGGTATCCAGATCGCTGGCATCCACGGCAAAGTAGGGATAGGCGTCGCGGCCCAGGTAGACATAGAGCTTGTCCGTGCCGTCGCTCGCCACCACGTCGGCCAGCCCGTCGCCGTTGATGTCGCCATCCAGGGAAACCGCGCCGTCGGCCGAGAGATCGTCTCTGAGCTCGTGCTGGATCGGATTGATGGTGAGCAGGTCGCTCGGCGCGCCCGCTCCGATCGTGGCCAGCGGGGAGGCATTGCTCACTTCGTCCCGGATCTGCAGAAAGTGATGGTAGTAGCCCATCGAGTCGATGCGCGGGGCAACAAAGAACTCGGGCTCGCCCGCCGCACGTGGCGAGGGCTCTCCGAGCACCTGATGGAGCACCGGCAGCGTGCTGAAGACGCCCAGGGGGCGCGCATCGAAGGCCAGGTCCCGGTCGCTGTAGCGCAGGTCCGAGACGAAGGCCCAGAAGGCGTTGCCGTCATCGCCGGTGGCGGTCCACTCATACCGCCGGGCGCTGGTATCAAGCGTGAGGCTGGTCTGGCCGGGCGCGCCTTCGTCACCGGGTGAACATGCCGGCGCCAGCAGCGCCAGCGCGAGGAGCAGGATGTTTGTCAGCCGCTTCAAGTGCGCAGCCCCTTCCACCATTTTGAGAAATGTTGCGAGAGTTCCCGCGCGTACACCGAAATCTGCTTGCTCGGCGCCTCTTCCTTCCAGACCGGCGCGGCGCCAACCATCTGGCCGATGGAGAGCGAGACCGCCTCGGCAAGGCCGTCCAGATCGTACCCGCCTTCGAGGGCAAAAACGATCCGTCCGCCGCAACACTCTTCGGCGAGATCGAGAAACAGCCGGGTGAGACCGGCAAAGCCGGCGCTCGTTACCTTCATGCCGCCCAGCGGATCCTGCGCGTGCGAGTCGAAGCCCGCGGAGACCAGGATCACGTCGGGCGCGAACTCGCGCACGATGGGCGCAACGATGGTGCGATAGAGGTAGAGATACTCGGCATCGCCCTGCCCCGGCGGCAGCGGGATGTTCACGGTGTAGCCCTCGCCCTCACCCGTGCCGACTTCAGAGAAGTGCCCGCTGCCCGGGTAGTAGGGATACTGGTGCGAGGAGACGTAGAGCACATCGCTCCGCCCGATGAAGCTGGCCTGGGTGCCGTTTCCGTGATGGAGATCCGGGTCGATGATGGCCACGCGCTTTGCACCGTAGTTCTTGAGCAGATCTTCGGCGGCGATGGCCACGTTGTTGAACAGGCAAAAGCCCATGGAGCGCCCGGGCTCGGCATGGTGGCCGGGCGGGCGCACCAGCGCAAAGCCCGAACCGCCCTCTTTCATGGCGTGGCGTGCCAGATCGACCACGCCGCCCGTCGAGAGCAGTGCCACGTGGTAGCTCTGGGCATTGGCGGCCGTGTCGGCATCAATCCGACCGCCGCCCGCTTCGCTCAGCGTGCGCACGCGCTCGACGAGCTGGAGGCTGTGGTTGAGTTCAATGAGCTGGGGATCCGCTTCGGTGGGCACCACGAGTTCGACCTTCTTGAGCAGGCCATCGGCATTGAGACGCTCGGAAATCGCGCGCAGCCGGTCGGGCTGCTCAGGATGGCCGGCTCCCATGTCGTGGAGCAGGTAGTCGTCGTGGGTCACGATGCGGGGGGTCGTCATGCAAGTCCCAATGGGCCCAGCGGGAAAAGGCCGCTGGAATTTCGCGGGGTTGGCAACCACTGCGCGAGTGTCCGGCTACCCTTTAGCTACCCGGGGGGCCAACTTCAAGCATTTCGGGCGCTGGCGCCCCTCTGCCCCGTTTTTACGTGGCTTGCGACCTGCCCCGGCGGGCACCCGTGTGCTAAAGCAGGGGGCGCGGCGGCCCGGCAAAGGCAAGAACGGGCCCCCGCCGGAGAAACCATGCTCAGTCTGGGCGGCGGAGAACTCATTCTGATCGGCGTGCTGGCCATCGTGCTCATCGGGCCCGAGAAGCTGCCCGATGCCGCGCGCTGGCTGGGAAAGACCTGGGGCGGGATGCGCCGCGCACTCGATGACGTGACCGGTGAATTCCGGCGCGAGCTTCACCAGGTGGACGAGGAAGTCCGCCAGGTCAGCCGGGCTGCCCTCGACCAGAATAAAGCGCAGCCGAAAACCCCCGAAGAACCCGCGGACCCCGGCGAGGTCACGGCCGATGCCGACCTGGCCGATTTTATCGGCGAGGTGACCGGCACCAGCGAGGAGAGCGAGGACCCGGCGTCGAAATGAGCGCTCCCGATTTCTCCGAGATGACGCTCACCGAGCATCTGGCCGAGCTGCGCACGCGGCTCATCCGCGCCATGATGGGAATCGCAGTCGGCTTTGCGATCTGTTACGGCGAGTCCCAGCGGGTACTCGACTTCGTGCTCGCCCCGCTCGAGCGCGTGCTCCCCGAAGACTCCACCATCCAGTTCACCAGCCTGCCCGAGCCCTTCTTCGTGCACCTGAAGGTCTCGGCACTGGCCGGCTTCTTTCTGGCCAGCCCGTGGGTCTTCTACCAGCTCTGGAAGTTCGTCGCGCCGGGGCTCTACGCGCAGGAAAAGCGCATGGCGCTTCCCTTCGTCTTTCTCTCGACGCTCTTCTTTACCTGCGGGTCGGTGTTCTGTTTCTACTACGTGTTCCCCGTGACTTTTGAATACTTCATGACCTTTGGAACGGCGGACATCCGCCCGATTCCAAAGCTCGGCGAGTATTTCTCCCTGGTCACGAAGTTGCTGCTGGGATTCGGCATCGTCTTCGAGCTGCCGGTGGTCTGCTTCTTCCTGGGGCGCATGGGAATCCTGCACTGGCGCCCCATGGTCTCGGCCTGGCGCTACATCACAGTGATGATCTTCATCGTCGCTGCAGTTCTCACGCCTCCCGACCCGGTCAGCCAGGTCATGCTGGCCGCGCCGCTCATGATTCTCTACGGGATCAGCGTGGTGGTCGTTGCCGTTACCGGCGCGAAGGACACAGTCTAGCGGAAGTTACGGTCGCACGGCCCGAAGCACGCGCAGGAAGTTTTCTCCCAGAATCTTGCGGATCCTTCGCTCGTCCCACCCACGCTTAAGCATCAGCGCCACCATGCGCGGCTGGAAGGTGATGTCGGGCAGCTCGCGCGGCATCCAGATCATTCCGTCGTAGTCCGATCCCAGGGACACGAAGTCCTCGCCCACCACGTTGATCACGTGCTCCATGTGGTCGATCACCTTCGAGAGCGCGCAGCCAAACCAGGTCTGGTCGAGATACTGCGGGTGGTAGACGATGCCGATCGTCCCGCCGCGCTCGGCAATGGCGCGAATCTGCTCATCATCGAGGTTGCGCCAGCTCTTGCGGACCGAACTGATGCCGGTGTGGGTCACGACCAGCGGGATTCCGGGGTCGGTGGCTTCGACCGCGTCGAAGAATCCCTTGCGGTTGATGTGC
This window encodes:
- a CDS encoding FG-GAP repeat protein, coding for MKRLTNILLLALALLAPACSPGDEGAPGQTSLTLDTSARRYEWTATGDDGNAFWAFVSDLRYSDRDLAFDARPLGVFSTLPVLHQVLGEPSPRAAGEPEFFVAPRIDSMGYYHHFLQIRDEVSNASPLATIGAGAPSDLLTINPIQHELRDDLSADGAVSLDGDINGDGLADVVASDGTDKLYVYLGRDAYPYFAVDASDLDTDPDASLGTVGVCPSMEAQRKRLCAPDIVVDAAALGGKFGGRSSLAMGMDRTASSLAVADIDDDERDEIIVGAPEFMPFGTTEARGAVFVLDFDEDLVGTRQGMTPELDGNSYFYLYNAALVKSFLGRVTQADSRGVLVDDVLPFDNFPADMTKGVPYDSAAFELQSWEIFEEDPIRAYRRGAPIVCPAGDTVPCTGDNVTITSDLKVSTDGDLSLGEINSSEDRILLVLLDSTTGAPTAAALVRYARYTAPGVLGQIEVLLNTALPDLDTFAQRSGDAFALYRSKASGSHLPTPTRSGVEAGAPGNPIEIGNVLGKYDPATAGSVITLLDPTAPRVVPDTDAGERYPGVTFLGPEADSNFGDVVNAGGDLNVDKIPDIAIGAPTLSAATPLRYASGAANLTGRGGVFIVFGDKEIKQRDAAGAGSLSDGVYDFGPTGLDRPSSLVLGRSNGEMAGWSISGARLRDDDTEENVRNELGVSMVALAVGAPGACPRAVSDEMSPCNGEDRVGAVYLFVGNEYFESRDYRLPGGSADGVWDLAGDPTEELTGATELEPDALVAAQVGAPNERADAEIWGESDGDLLGWDVQIDAELNGDHVFDVVVSAPGHGDGGRIYIFHATSSEYVASGFGRLIASNAQRTGSITGVRNHNFLTRGNVDFDQRVDDDLSGFPDVDEDRCVMCVYDLSRNFPQWSVGPDVILSGGTNTKIGRHFDAGFFNNDAYEDLLLQVQGGSGDWITALNGVTNLLVQYRNGDLFAPLDSPLSTNYPDPGDSIGSPSEPVGVPGSRYAGDTEADAGEPLGVSWWVDRSVDGGLTRLGQVFVDVEAIYDETATVQASTIPEEQIAFGRAKTDDEGELPTRNTAELEMNFRAWPETIQRWNVLTHGGFFAESAGATDPFVGALDNFAVGGDHNGDRLSDVVMIVNGGELRVAH
- a CDS encoding histone deacetylase; translation: MTTPRIVTHDDYLLHDMGAGHPEQPDRLRAISERLNADGLLKKVELVVPTEADPQLIELNHSLQLVERVRTLSEAGGGRIDADTAANAQSYHVALLSTGGVVDLARHAMKEGGSGFALVRPPGHHAEPGRSMGFCLFNNVAIAAEDLLKNYGAKRVAIIDPDLHHGNGTQASFIGRSDVLYVSSHQYPYYPGSGHFSEVGTGEGEGYTVNIPLPPGQGDAEYLYLYRTIVAPIVREFAPDVILVSAGFDSHAQDPLGGMKVTSAGFAGLTRLFLDLAEECCGGRIVFALEGGYDLDGLAEAVSLSIGQMVGAAPVWKEEAPSKQISVYARELSQHFSKWWKGLRT
- the tatB gene encoding twin-arginine translocase subunit TatB, with translation MLSLGGGELILIGVLAIVLIGPEKLPDAARWLGKTWGGMRRALDDVTGEFRRELHQVDEEVRQVSRAALDQNKAQPKTPEEPADPGEVTADADLADFIGEVTGTSEESEDPASK
- the tatC gene encoding twin-arginine translocase subunit TatC — encoded protein: MSAPDFSEMTLTEHLAELRTRLIRAMMGIAVGFAICYGESQRVLDFVLAPLERVLPEDSTIQFTSLPEPFFVHLKVSALAGFFLASPWVFYQLWKFVAPGLYAQEKRMALPFVFLSTLFFTCGSVFCFYYVFPVTFEYFMTFGTADIRPIPKLGEYFSLVTKLLLGFGIVFELPVVCFFLGRMGILHWRPMVSAWRYITVMIFIVAAVLTPPDPVSQVMLAAPLMILYGISVVVVAVTGAKDTV